In Elusimicrobium sp. An273, a genomic segment contains:
- the rfbG gene encoding CDP-glucose 4,6-dehydratase, whose translation MNQFNGVYKGKTVLVTGHTGFKGSWLAIWLTALGAKVVGYALDPYSDRSNYCASHLKERLFADERGDVRDSARLEEVIAKYKPSMIFHLAAQALVRTSYEYPKMTYETNLMGSLNILEAVRKFDFIKQVIMITSDKCYENVEQIWGYRETDRMGGYDPYSSSKGCAELMISSWRNSFFNPKDYAKHGKAVASVRAGNVIGGGDWSDNRLIPDCIRAIEAGKDIEIRSPQATRPWEHVMEPLSGYLKVGEKLVEDPVTYSTSFNFGPKIEANRTVWEVVQKCVAYYGKGKVVDVSAPGAVHENTLLSLDVTKAYRMLDQWHAKLSFDEAIEFTVDWYKEALNGKDMWDYCVKQIQAHDEKA comes from the coding sequence ATGAATCAATTTAATGGAGTGTATAAAGGAAAAACGGTGCTGGTAACCGGGCATACCGGATTTAAAGGTTCGTGGCTGGCCATTTGGCTGACGGCGCTGGGAGCCAAGGTTGTAGGCTATGCGTTAGACCCTTATTCCGACCGCAGCAATTATTGCGCTTCGCACCTTAAAGAACGTTTGTTTGCCGACGAACGCGGCGACGTGCGCGATTCGGCCCGGCTGGAAGAAGTCATTGCCAAATACAAGCCTTCCATGATTTTTCACTTGGCGGCGCAGGCGTTGGTGCGCACGTCGTACGAATACCCCAAAATGACGTATGAAACCAATTTAATGGGGTCGTTAAACATTTTGGAAGCCGTGCGGAAATTTGATTTTATCAAGCAGGTAATTATGATTACCTCCGATAAATGCTACGAGAATGTAGAACAGATTTGGGGATACCGCGAAACCGACCGTATGGGCGGGTACGACCCGTACTCCTCTTCCAAGGGCTGTGCGGAACTGATGATTTCTTCGTGGCGCAACTCCTTTTTTAACCCTAAAGATTACGCCAAACACGGCAAGGCCGTGGCCAGCGTGCGGGCCGGAAACGTGATTGGCGGCGGAGACTGGAGCGACAACCGCTTAATCCCCGACTGCATCCGCGCCATTGAAGCCGGAAAAGATATTGAAATCCGCAGCCCGCAGGCCACCCGCCCGTGGGAACACGTAATGGAGCCGCTTTCGGGCTATTTAAAAGTGGGCGAAAAATTGGTGGAAGATCCGGTAACCTACAGCACCAGCTTCAACTTTGGCCCCAAAATAGAGGCCAACCGCACCGTTTGGGAAGTGGTGCAAAAATGCGTTGCTTACTACGGAAAAGGAAAGGTGGTGGATGTTTCCGCCCCCGGCGCCGTGCACGAAAACACTTTGCTGAGCTTGGATGTTACCAAAGCGTACCGGATGCTGGATCAGTGGCATGCCAAACTGTCGTTTGACGAAGCGATTGAGTTTACCGTAGATTGGTATAAAGAAGCGCTGAACGGAAAGGATATGTGGGACTATTGCGTTAAGCAAATCCAAGCCCACGACGAAAAAGCCTAA
- a CDS encoding protoporphyrinogen/coproporphyrinogen oxidase, whose product MKETVILGGGIAGLAAAYRLRQAGRSARIFEKDAEWGGLCGNFTIDGFRFDRFVHFTFAPDPNVQKLFSAAGPLLNHPPVSSNYYHGYWLYHPAQNNLYPLPTDEKVKIIKGFVHRRQIPVEQISDYDTWLRVQYGDYFAEHFPFAYTRKYWGAQPKELETKWVGNRMHSPTLEEVLKGAFEKPTENFYYTSVMRYPQKGGFKSILHALAQGADIALNKKAVFIDPRVKRVKFADGTATAYGELLSSLPLPEIIRLLPDVPEPVQQAAKRLRHTCGYQISLGFNKPDIAKYLWFYIYDEDIPPARVYSPNLKSPDNVPGGCSSLQAEVFYGNTAPVPPAEQVLDTTLEKLRQMGLFNSADIAVKDIRFEPYANIMFDHAIYQNRQTVLDYLTSLGIYSMGRFGKWAYFWTHQAFEDGKNTAEQVMHEHK is encoded by the coding sequence ATGAAAGAAACGGTTATTTTGGGCGGCGGTATTGCCGGGCTGGCGGCCGCCTACAGGCTGCGCCAAGCCGGCCGGTCGGCCCGCATCTTTGAAAAAGATGCGGAGTGGGGCGGCTTGTGCGGCAATTTTACGATTGACGGTTTTCGGTTTGACCGTTTTGTGCATTTTACCTTTGCGCCCGATCCGAACGTCCAAAAATTGTTTTCGGCGGCGGGGCCGCTTTTAAACCATCCGCCGGTTTCTTCCAATTATTATCACGGGTATTGGCTGTATCATCCGGCGCAGAATAACTTATATCCGCTGCCGACGGATGAAAAAGTCAAAATTATTAAGGGCTTTGTACACCGCCGGCAAATCCCCGTGGAACAAATTTCCGATTATGACACTTGGCTCCGGGTGCAGTACGGCGATTATTTTGCCGAGCATTTCCCGTTTGCTTATACCCGCAAATACTGGGGCGCCCAGCCCAAAGAATTGGAAACCAAATGGGTGGGAAACCGCATGCACTCGCCCACCTTGGAAGAAGTGCTGAAGGGTGCGTTTGAAAAACCGACGGAAAATTTTTACTATACTTCCGTAATGCGCTACCCGCAAAAAGGCGGGTTTAAAAGCATTTTGCATGCGCTGGCCCAAGGGGCGGACATTGCGCTAAATAAAAAGGCCGTCTTTATTGACCCCCGTGTCAAACGGGTGAAATTTGCAGACGGAACCGCAACGGCCTACGGCGAGTTGCTTTCTTCTTTGCCGTTGCCGGAAATCATCCGCTTATTGCCGGATGTGCCGGAACCGGTGCAGCAGGCCGCCAAACGCCTGCGCCATACGTGCGGGTATCAAATTTCATTGGGTTTTAACAAACCGGATATCGCCAAATACCTCTGGTTTTATATTTATGATGAAGACATCCCTCCCGCCCGGGTCTATTCCCCCAATTTAAAATCGCCCGACAATGTGCCCGGCGGCTGTTCTTCCCTGCAGGCGGAAGTATTTTACGGCAATACCGCCCCGGTGCCTCCCGCCGAACAAGTGCTGGATACGACGCTGGAAAAATTGCGGCAAATGGGGCTTTTTAACTCGGCGGATATTGCGGTAAAGGACATCCGTTTTGAACCGTACGCCAACATTATGTTTGACCACGCCATTTACCAAAACCGGCAAACGGTTTTGGATTATTTAACGTCTTTGGGCATTTACAGTATGGGCCGCTTTGGCAAATGGGCCTACTTCTGGACACATCAAGCGTTTGAAGACGGCAAAAACACTGCGGAGCAAGTGATGCATGAACACAAATAA
- a CDS encoding NAD-dependent epimerase/dehydratase family protein, translating to MKKVLITGASGFIGRQVTKQMIARGYTVYAPSLAPTLPAQEGLIQHELDFFKPGALSDYLKEHQFENLIHLAWYVGPKCHMHPGNVQWLCLSLEMLKTFIENGGKKFLGAGSVSEYDFSYGLLREDKTPLNNPSLYGQSKAALYKVGSSLCRQAGIDFKWARIFNLYGPYERAARLMPSVICSMLKGEDVKVSPCTKFLDYLHVEDTARGIAMLFDSPVTGAVNIASGQPVQLRVMVEEMARLTGFKGKILWGALEENFADPVLAGANERLTKEVGWKPNYTLTSGLEQTINWWKEHLK from the coding sequence ATGAAGAAAGTTTTGATTACGGGCGCCAGCGGCTTTATCGGGCGCCAGGTTACCAAGCAAATGATTGCCCGCGGGTACACGGTATATGCCCCTTCTTTGGCGCCCACTTTGCCGGCGCAGGAAGGGCTGATTCAGCACGAACTGGATTTTTTTAAACCCGGCGCCCTGAGCGATTACTTAAAAGAACACCAATTTGAAAATTTAATTCATCTGGCGTGGTACGTAGGGCCCAAATGCCATATGCACCCCGGGAATGTGCAGTGGCTGTGCCTGTCGCTGGAAATGCTGAAAACGTTTATTGAAAACGGCGGCAAAAAATTTTTGGGTGCGGGCAGCGTGTCGGAATATGATTTTTCGTACGGCCTGTTGCGGGAAGACAAAACCCCGCTCAATAACCCTTCGCTGTACGGGCAGAGCAAAGCGGCTTTGTACAAAGTAGGCAGTTCCCTGTGCCGCCAGGCGGGGATTGATTTTAAATGGGCGCGCATTTTTAATTTGTACGGCCCGTATGAACGGGCGGCGCGGCTGATGCCGTCTGTCATCTGTTCCATGCTAAAAGGCGAGGACGTAAAAGTAAGCCCGTGCACCAAATTTTTGGATTACCTGCACGTGGAAGATACGGCCCGCGGCATTGCCATGCTGTTTGATTCTCCGGTTACGGGGGCGGTAAATATCGCTTCCGGCCAGCCGGTGCAGCTGCGGGTAATGGTGGAAGAAATGGCCCGCTTAACCGGATTTAAAGGAAAAATCCTCTGGGGCGCTTTGGAAGAAAATTTTGCCGATCCCGTTCTGGCCGGTGCCAACGAACGGCTGACGAAAGAAGTGGGGTGGAAACCCAACTATACGCTTACGTCCGGGCTGGAACAAACAATCAACTGGTGGAAGGAGCATTTGAAATGA